A single genomic interval of Microbacterium galbinum harbors:
- the rsmA gene encoding 16S rRNA (adenine(1518)-N(6)/adenine(1519)-N(6))-dimethyltransferase RsmA gives MTVTLLGATEIRRLAAELDVTPTKKLGQNFVVDANTVRKIVHAARVQPGERVVEVGPGLGSLTLAILEAGAKVTAVEIDHRLAARLPQTAAERGVPEGMLTVVDADALRITELPGEPTVLVANLPYNVSVPVLLHFLENFAYLQRGVVMVQAEVAERLAAKPGSKIYGSPSVKAAWYGEWKLSGNVSRQVFWPVPNVDSLLVGFDRSEGERGSEDERRRTFQIVDAAFNQRRKMLRQALSGIFGSSAAASEVLTAAGVAPTARGEDLTVDDYQRIAAQAATTNLAP, from the coding sequence ATGACCGTCACCCTGCTCGGCGCCACCGAGATCCGCCGCCTCGCCGCCGAGCTCGACGTCACCCCCACCAAGAAGCTCGGCCAGAACTTCGTGGTCGACGCCAACACGGTGCGCAAGATCGTGCACGCCGCGCGCGTGCAGCCGGGGGAGCGGGTCGTCGAGGTCGGACCCGGCCTCGGGTCGTTGACGCTCGCGATCCTCGAAGCGGGGGCGAAGGTCACCGCCGTCGAGATCGATCACCGGCTCGCCGCCCGCCTGCCGCAGACCGCCGCGGAGCGCGGCGTTCCCGAGGGCATGCTGACCGTCGTGGATGCCGATGCCCTGCGCATCACCGAGCTGCCGGGAGAGCCGACGGTGCTCGTCGCCAACCTCCCGTACAACGTCTCGGTGCCGGTGCTGCTGCACTTCCTCGAGAACTTCGCCTACCTGCAGCGCGGCGTCGTGATGGTGCAGGCCGAGGTCGCCGAGCGTCTCGCCGCGAAGCCGGGGTCGAAGATCTACGGTTCTCCGAGCGTGAAGGCCGCCTGGTACGGCGAGTGGAAGCTCAGCGGAAACGTCTCGCGCCAGGTCTTCTGGCCGGTGCCCAACGTCGACAGCCTGCTGGTCGGCTTCGACCGGTCCGAGGGCGAGCGGGGGAGCGAGGACGAGCGCCGCCGCACGTTCCAGATCGTGGATGCCGCGTTCAACCAGCGCCGCAAGATGCTGCGCCAGGCGCTGTCGGGGATCTTCGGCAGCTCGGCCGCGGCATCCGAGGTCCTGACCGCCGCCGGTGTCGCGCCGACCGCCCGGGGCGAGGATCTTACGGTCGATGACTACCAGAGGATCGCCGCGCAGGCCGCAACGACTAATCTGGCACCGTGA
- the metG gene encoding methionine--tRNA ligase, with the protein MPAGESFYITTPIYYPSDVPHIGHGYTSVAVDTLARWHRQAGDDTWMLTGTDEHGQKMLRAAAANNVTPQEWVDKLVTEAWFPLLKTLDVANDDFIRTTQERHEERVKKFVQAIYDRGYIYAGEYEALYCVGCEEFKPESEILDGTGPFEGLKVCAIHSKPLELLQEKNYFFKLSEFQDRLLELYKEQTDFIRPESARNEVVSFVRQGLKDLSISRSAFDWGIEVPWDDAHVIYVWVDALLNYATAVGYGDDDANFDRRWPAYHVVGKDILRFHAVIWPAMLMAAGVDVPKGVFAHGWLLVGGEKMSKSKLTGIAPTEITDVFGSDAYRFYFLSAIAFGQDGSFSWEDLAARYQAELANGFGNLASRTTAMIEKYFEGIVPPAGEYTEKDLAIQQIVADAATKADAAIEQFRIDEAISSIWKIVDALNGYITESEPWALARDEAQRERLGTVLYTCAEGLRALAVLLSPVMPQSTEKLWEALGAGDDLGRLQDQPIREAGAWGALKPGTSVNGLAPLFPRVETTA; encoded by the coding sequence ATGCCCGCAGGCGAATCGTTCTACATCACCACGCCCATCTACTACCCCTCCGACGTGCCCCACATCGGCCACGGGTACACCTCGGTGGCGGTCGACACGCTCGCGCGCTGGCACCGCCAGGCGGGCGACGACACCTGGATGCTGACGGGCACCGATGAGCACGGCCAGAAGATGCTGCGCGCGGCGGCGGCGAACAACGTCACCCCGCAGGAGTGGGTCGACAAGCTCGTCACCGAGGCGTGGTTCCCGTTGCTGAAGACCCTCGATGTCGCCAACGACGACTTCATCCGCACGACGCAGGAGCGTCATGAGGAGCGCGTGAAGAAGTTCGTGCAGGCGATCTACGACCGCGGCTACATCTACGCCGGCGAGTACGAGGCGCTCTACTGCGTGGGCTGCGAGGAGTTCAAGCCCGAGTCCGAGATCCTCGACGGCACCGGTCCCTTCGAGGGACTGAAGGTCTGTGCGATCCACTCCAAGCCCCTCGAGCTGCTGCAGGAGAAGAACTACTTCTTCAAGCTCAGCGAGTTCCAGGACCGTCTGCTCGAGCTCTACAAGGAGCAGACCGACTTCATCCGCCCAGAGTCGGCGCGCAACGAGGTCGTCTCGTTCGTGCGCCAGGGTCTCAAGGACCTCTCGATCTCGCGGTCGGCGTTCGACTGGGGCATCGAGGTGCCGTGGGACGACGCGCACGTCATCTACGTGTGGGTCGACGCACTGCTCAACTACGCGACCGCGGTCGGCTACGGCGACGACGACGCGAACTTCGATCGGCGCTGGCCGGCCTACCACGTGGTCGGCAAGGACATCCTGCGCTTCCACGCGGTCATCTGGCCGGCGATGCTGATGGCCGCGGGCGTCGATGTGCCCAAGGGCGTGTTCGCGCACGGCTGGCTGCTGGTCGGCGGCGAGAAGATGTCGAAGTCGAAGCTCACCGGCATCGCGCCGACCGAGATCACCGATGTCTTCGGCTCCGACGCGTACCGCTTCTACTTCCTGTCGGCGATCGCCTTCGGTCAGGACGGCTCGTTCTCGTGGGAGGACCTCGCGGCGCGCTACCAGGCCGAGCTCGCGAACGGCTTCGGCAACCTCGCCTCGCGCACGACCGCGATGATCGAGAAGTACTTCGAGGGGATCGTGCCGCCCGCGGGCGAGTACACCGAGAAGGACCTCGCGATCCAGCAGATCGTGGCGGATGCCGCGACGAAGGCGGATGCCGCGATCGAGCAGTTCCGCATCGACGAGGCGATCTCGTCGATCTGGAAGATCGTCGACGCGCTCAACGGCTACATCACCGAGAGCGAGCCGTGGGCGCTGGCCCGTGACGAGGCGCAGCGCGAGCGGCTCGGCACCGTGCTGTACACGTGCGCCGAGGGACTGCGCGCGCTCGCCGTGCTGCTGTCGCCGGTGATGCCGCAGTCCACCGAGAAGCTCTGGGAGGCGCTCGGCGCCGGAGACGACCTGGGCCGCCTGCAGGATCAGCCGATCCGCGAGGCGGGCGCCTGGGGTGCGCTGAAGCCGGGCACGAGCGTCAACGGTCTCGCGCCGCTGTTTCCGCGCGTGGAGACGACCGCCTGA
- a CDS encoding MFS transporter, with the protein MPTLGELIAPRRMGRDFRWLLASSWTSNVGDGVALAAAPLLIASMTSSPILVAAGAILQFLPWLLFGLHAGAIADRFDRRRLVMLANAARAVVLAALCVFLVTGTANIWIVLAVAFLYGTAEVFVDTAGSTLLPMLVQPADLGIGNARLQAGYLVANQFAGPPLGAFLFAAGSAWPFLVEIVCVLAAVVLISRLARTPVPPRESADGGGSAHPPVHTDIAEGLRWLWRNPPVRMLVLIILLFNVTWAAPWGVLVLYATEHLHMGAVGYGALTTASAVGGILATLSFGWLERHISFASLMRIVLTLEVLMHLAFALTTVGWVALVIMFFFGAYAFVWGTISTTVRQRLVPAELQGRVASVNMVGVFGGMVIGQALGGVIAEIWGLTAPWWFAFAGAALTLLFVWKPISAIVQARPVSQDDPAQPSNEP; encoded by the coding sequence GTGCCCACCCTCGGAGAACTCATCGCCCCGCGCCGCATGGGGCGCGATTTCCGGTGGCTGCTGGCATCGTCGTGGACCAGCAACGTCGGCGACGGCGTCGCTCTCGCGGCCGCTCCCCTGCTGATCGCCTCGATGACCTCGTCGCCGATCCTCGTCGCGGCCGGCGCCATCCTGCAGTTCCTCCCGTGGCTGCTCTTCGGCCTGCACGCGGGAGCGATCGCCGACCGCTTCGACCGGCGGCGACTGGTGATGCTCGCCAACGCCGCCCGCGCCGTCGTCCTCGCCGCGTTGTGCGTCTTCCTCGTGACCGGTACCGCCAACATCTGGATCGTGCTGGCGGTGGCCTTCCTCTACGGCACGGCCGAGGTCTTCGTCGACACCGCGGGCAGCACGCTGCTGCCGATGCTGGTGCAGCCCGCCGATCTCGGCATCGGCAACGCACGGCTGCAGGCGGGCTATCTCGTGGCCAACCAGTTCGCCGGCCCGCCGCTCGGCGCCTTCCTCTTCGCGGCAGGCAGCGCCTGGCCGTTCCTCGTCGAGATCGTCTGCGTGCTCGCAGCCGTCGTGCTGATCTCGCGCCTGGCCCGAACCCCGGTGCCCCCGCGTGAGAGCGCCGACGGCGGCGGCTCCGCGCACCCTCCCGTGCACACCGACATTGCCGAGGGTCTGCGGTGGCTGTGGCGCAACCCTCCGGTGCGGATGCTGGTGCTCATCATCCTGCTCTTCAACGTCACCTGGGCCGCGCCCTGGGGTGTGCTCGTGCTCTACGCGACCGAGCACCTGCACATGGGAGCGGTGGGCTACGGAGCGCTCACCACGGCCTCGGCCGTCGGCGGCATTCTCGCGACGCTGAGCTTCGGGTGGCTGGAGCGGCACATCTCGTTCGCGAGCCTCATGCGCATCGTGCTGACCCTCGAGGTGCTCATGCACCTGGCCTTCGCACTCACCACCGTGGGGTGGGTGGCGCTCGTGATCATGTTCTTCTTCGGCGCCTACGCCTTCGTCTGGGGCACGATCTCGACCACCGTGCGCCAGCGGCTCGTGCCCGCCGAACTGCAGGGCCGCGTCGCCTCGGTGAACATGGTCGGCGTGTTCGGGGGCATGGTGATCGGCCAGGCCCTCGGCGGCGTGATCGCCGAGATCTGGGGCCTCACGGCTCCGTGGTGGTTCGCCTTCGCCGGAGCGGCGCTGACCCTGCTGTTCGTTTGGAAACCGATCAGCGCGATCGTTCAGGCAAGGCCAGTCTCACAGGACGACCCGGCTCAGCCCTCGAACGAGCCGTAG
- a CDS encoding TatD family hydrolase — MTYVQQRSNDGRKDLRYPAAPEPLAVPVYDNHAHLDIVDGDEPLTLGEQLDRAQAVGIAGVVQSSGDIESSRWAVDAAASDPRVLAAVAIHPNDAPTYADEGRLDEAIAVIDELAAHPRTRAVGETGLDFFRTEPERRGPQHASFEAHIAIAKKHGIAMQIHDRDAHDAVLETLTRVGAPETTVFHCFSGDDAMARVCADAGYYLSFAGNVTFKNAQNLRDALKVTPLDRILVETDAPFLTPVPLRGRPNAPYLVPITVRFMAAELDLEVDELCARIAANTQRVYGSFEG, encoded by the coding sequence ATGACGTACGTGCAGCAGCGAAGCAACGACGGGCGCAAGGATCTGCGGTATCCGGCGGCTCCCGAGCCGCTCGCGGTGCCCGTGTACGACAACCACGCGCACCTCGACATCGTCGACGGCGATGAGCCGCTGACGCTCGGCGAGCAGCTCGATCGCGCGCAGGCGGTCGGGATCGCCGGCGTCGTGCAGTCCTCGGGAGATATCGAGTCGTCGCGCTGGGCGGTCGATGCCGCGGCATCCGATCCCCGTGTGCTCGCCGCGGTCGCGATCCACCCGAACGACGCGCCCACCTACGCCGACGAGGGGCGCCTCGACGAGGCCATCGCGGTGATCGACGAGCTCGCCGCGCACCCGCGCACGCGGGCCGTCGGCGAGACCGGCCTCGACTTCTTCCGCACCGAGCCCGAACGCCGGGGCCCGCAGCACGCCTCGTTCGAGGCGCACATCGCGATCGCGAAGAAGCACGGCATCGCGATGCAGATCCACGATCGCGATGCGCACGATGCGGTGCTCGAGACGCTGACGCGGGTCGGCGCGCCCGAGACGACGGTGTTCCACTGCTTCTCGGGCGATGACGCGATGGCCCGCGTCTGCGCCGACGCCGGGTACTACCTGTCGTTCGCCGGCAACGTGACGTTCAAGAACGCACAGAACCTGCGCGATGCGTTGAAGGTCACGCCCCTCGACCGCATCCTGGTCGAGACGGATGCCCCCTTCCTCACTCCCGTGCCGCTGCGCGGACGGCCGAACGCGCCGTACCTCGTGCCGATCACGGTGCGCTTCATGGCCGCCGAACTCGATCTCGAGGTCGACGAGCTCTGTGCGCGGATCGCCGCGAACACGCAGCGGGTCTACGGCTCGTTCGAGGGCTGA